In one window of Ruminococcus hominis DNA:
- a CDS encoding DUF5104 domain-containing protein — MKKVLLLFSVIIILGLTGCSNKYFNDWFSSEQNETDKMCQQIIEACKQQDSEKLKSLFSEESKKNIENLDTEISAFFDYIEGSIQSFEGDCASSSESNYGKRKTELDGMYLILTEKERYCMNFYMYSEDDENAQNVGIYKIEIALESEVAEDNFIWDNPPNGIFVGGQN, encoded by the coding sequence ATGAAGAAAGTACTGTTGCTTTTCAGTGTGATTATTATACTCGGTTTAACAGGCTGCTCTAACAAATATTTCAATGACTGGTTTAGCTCTGAACAAAATGAAACGGATAAGATGTGTCAACAAATTATCGAGGCATGTAAGCAACAGGATTCAGAGAAACTCAAATCTCTATTTTCCGAAGAAAGCAAAAAGAACATTGAGAATTTAGACACTGAAATCTCTGCTTTTTTCGATTATATTGAGGGCAGTATCCAAAGTTTTGAGGGCGATTGTGCATCATCAAGTGAAAGCAACTATGGTAAAAGGAAAACGGAATTGGATGGTATGTATCTCATATTGACAGAGAAGGAACGGTATTGTATGAATTTTTATATGTATAGTGAGGATGATGAAAATGCCCAAAATGTGGGGATATATAAAATTGAAATTGCATTAGAGAGCGAAGTGGCTGAGGATAATTTTATATGGGATAATCCCCCAAACGGTATTTTTGTTGGAGGACAAAATTGA
- a CDS encoding plasmid recombination protein: MKLTRHNGRAGKNGVYNPKHNDRSFDIANSEHIDEERAKQNLYWDCYNGFRNFKNPEKENELSATFEDVEQLFYRQRYRDFVTGQNERNVKNRHPERNKETGDLLKSKKTCPEETVYQIGTLDNHVPPELLIEIVTEFMEIVNERFGSHVHILNWALHLDESTPHIHERHVFDCENQYGEIAPQQEKALEALGFELPEPEKPVGRKNNRKMTFDSACRVLLFDVAKKHGLQLEEEPEYGGRAYLEKQDYILFKQKEQLAAQEQKLEELTMKIEDVEALVDEVADIAYDKAVEVVADTVKLETHKEDIKLVEQSKAWVLSPERKASKKEIEYATKRLDGVIARITNAMKSTIQKIQTTLMKPEVKKAGTEQIKKKAKSSIIEQLSRKKKEMAEREVSRTLPAKSKKQDMEL, encoded by the coding sequence GTGAAATTAACAAGACACAATGGACGAGCCGGAAAGAATGGCGTTTATAATCCGAAGCACAATGACCGCAGTTTTGACATTGCCAACAGCGAACACATTGACGAAGAACGAGCCAAACAAAATCTCTATTGGGACTGTTACAATGGCTTCCGCAATTTCAAAAATCCCGAAAAGGAAAATGAGCTGTCTGCCACTTTTGAAGATGTGGAACAGCTTTTTTATCGTCAGCGGTATCGTGATTTTGTGACCGGACAGAACGAAAGAAATGTGAAGAACCGACACCCTGAAAGAAATAAGGAAACCGGAGATTTACTCAAAAGCAAAAAGACCTGTCCAGAGGAAACGGTCTATCAGATTGGAACGCTTGATAATCATGTTCCACCGGAATTGCTCATTGAGATCGTCACAGAATTTATGGAAATCGTAAATGAGCGTTTCGGTTCTCATGTCCATATCCTGAATTGGGCTCTGCACTTGGATGAAAGTACCCCTCATATTCACGAGCGTCATGTGTTCGACTGTGAAAATCAATATGGGGAGATTGCCCCACAACAGGAAAAGGCTTTGGAAGCACTGGGGTTTGAACTGCCGGAACCGGAGAAGCCTGTCGGAAGAAAAAATAACCGCAAGATGACTTTCGATTCAGCTTGCCGAGTGCTGCTGTTTGATGTGGCGAAAAAGCATGGCTTACAACTGGAAGAAGAACCGGAATATGGTGGTCGTGCATATCTGGAAAAACAGGACTATATTCTTTTCAAGCAAAAGGAGCAACTGGCAGCACAGGAGCAAAAGCTGGAAGAACTCACGATGAAGATTGAGGATGTGGAAGCTCTGGTGGACGAGGTTGCCGATATTGCCTATGACAAGGCGGTTGAGGTCGTTGCTGATACTGTGAAACTGGAAACGCACAAGGAGGATATTAAGCTGGTGGAGCAGTCTAAGGCATGGGTTCTCTCCCCTGAGCGTAAGGCTTCAAAGAAAGAAATCGAGTATGCAACGAAACGATTGGATGGCGTGATTGCCAGAATCACAAACGCTATGAAATCAACCATTCAGAAAATTCAAACCACGCTGATGAAACCGGAGGTCAAAAAAGCCGGAACGGAGCAAATCAAGAAGAAAGCCAAAAGTTCCATTATAGAGCAGTTGAGCCGAAAAAAGAAAGAAATGGCAGAGCGTGAAGTCAGCCGGACACTTCCGGCGAAAAGCAAAAAACAGGATATGGAACTCTAA
- a CDS encoding CHC2 zinc finger domain-containing protein, which produces MNVFEIVKENVTARQAAEAYGLKVGRTGMACCPFHSDMSPSMKLDERYYCFGCGATGDAVDLTAKLFGIGLREAAVKLAEDFGLNYDSRQKPSVRPRIREPTPEQKYQKEENHCYKVLTDYFHLLREWEKKYAPKQPDEEWNPLFAEALYKKNYIEYLLDILLYGSLEERKALVAEQRKEVLKLEQRIAELSADRTMHSRRNPKQLRAERER; this is translated from the coding sequence ATGAATGTATTTGAAATTGTAAAAGAAAATGTTACTGCCCGACAAGCCGCAGAAGCCTATGGCTTGAAAGTGGGTCGCACAGGTATGGCGTGCTGTCCGTTTCACTCGGATATGTCCCCCAGTATGAAGCTGGATGAACGCTATTACTGTTTTGGCTGCGGAGCAACCGGAGACGCTGTTGATCTCACAGCGAAGCTATTCGGTATCGGGCTGAGGGAAGCTGCTGTCAAACTTGCTGAAGATTTTGGTCTTAACTATGACAGCCGACAAAAGCCCAGTGTCCGCCCTCGTATTCGTGAGCCGACACCGGAGCAGAAATATCAAAAAGAAGAAAATCATTGCTACAAGGTGCTGACGGATTATTTTCATCTTCTTAGAGAATGGGAAAAGAAATACGCTCCTAAACAGCCGGATGAGGAATGGAATCCTCTGTTTGCAGAAGCACTGTATAAGAAGAACTATATCGAATATCTGCTTGATATTCTTCTGTATGGTTCATTGGAGGAACGAAAAGCACTTGTGGCAGAACAGAGAAAGGAGGTGTTGAAACTTGAACAACGAATTGCAGAACTGTCAGCAGACAGAACCATGCACAGTAGAAGAAATCCGAAACAGCTTAGAGCAGAGCGAGAAAGGTAA